In Actinobacillus equuli, the genomic stretch AAGGACTTGCTTGGCGTTGATCGCCAAATAGTATAAAAGATAGCATCGGATTTTTTGCCAATGCTAGAGATAATGCAGGGATAGTAACACGGGGACCAAAGTCCCCGCCCATCACATCTAACGCAAGGGTTAGACGATTCAACTGATACCTCGAAACTAACCGAGATTATTTGTTGATTACTTTACGACCACGGTAGTAACCGTCAGCAGTTACGTGGTGACGTAAGTGAGTTTCACCAGTTGTTTTATCTACTGAAACTGCTGCTGTTGTTAATGCATCGTGTGAACGACGCATATCACGACGTGAACGAGATTTCTTATTTTGTTGAACAGCCATTGGCTATACTCCTAGATCTAGTTTTTCTTTAAATTAGCTAATACAGCGAACGGGTTAGGTTTCTTCGCCAATTCTTCAGGCAATTCGCCAAACACCTGTTCACTCACGGACACTTCACAGTGTTCTTCACTATGCATCGGGACTAGAGGTAATTCGATGATAAACTCATCTTCAATCATATCTAGTAAATTTACTTCACCAAACTCGTTTACTTCGATAGGTTCATAAATTTCGGGCAAATTGTCCGCCTGATCCATATTAGACACTGGACTGAAACAAAATGAACAGTCGAGTGTTTGTGTAAACGGGTTACCGCATCGTTGGCAATCAAATTCCACCTCAACTTTAGCCATACCTTTAATGACGGTTAAGCGTTGTGGATCGATATATAACGAGAGAGTAACTTGTGCATCGCTTAGCACATTGCTCACAGATTCACCCAAACGACTAAGGAGACTACTTGAAATGTAGCCTTCGTAATCCATTCGACGCTGTGCGTCTTTATATGGGTCAATGGTGAGGGGTAGTTTTACCTTTTGCATAGGGTGTGCATATTACAGATAGAAAGCAAAATAGTCAAAGAGAAAATCGGATTTTTCTAAAATATGTCCGGATTGATAATGAATCTCTCACTCGGGTTTGACATAAGGTAAATTATGCTAATTTTTTCTAGGTAATTTGACCACTAACCATAGCAAAAAAGACATAAAACTGGTACTTTTATCATCTAGCTGAAAATTATTCTTATTTTACGTTAAACACGGGACAATAATGTTATCTGCTATTCTGGCGATCCTTGCTTATTTAGGCGCTTTATTATGGGTGGCTCCGACCGTAGCCAATTTAGAAAACCAAGCCAATAACCAAAAGCCGAATATTAAAGCGGTCTTTGGCATCGGTTTGCTTGCTGTGTTATTTCATGCGATTAGCTTGTCTCAAGCGTTTATTTCAACTGAGAACGGACAAAACTTTTCGCTTTCTAATGTCAATTCGTTGATGAGCTTCTTGCTCAGTGCATTTGCGACACTGGCGTTACCTCGTTGGAGAACGATTTGGTTTCCGCTTATGGTCGTTTATACCTTTGGTATTTGCAGCGTGGCGGTGTCAAGTTTTGCGACAGGGAATTTTATTAAAAACTTAGCGGATAATCCGGGTTTAGTATTCCACTTAGGTATTGCGCTATTTTCGTATGCTTTATTCTTTTTAGCGTTGCTTTATGCATTACAGCTAAAATGGTTAGATAAAAAACTGAAAAGCAAAAAACCGGTATTTTGCAGTATGTTGCCACCGTTAATGACCGTTGAACGTCATTTCTTCACTTTGACGTTAGCGGCACAGGCGATGCTGACGGTAACATTAATTTCCGGCATGATTTATCTGCATAATTTCTTTGCGCCAGAGCAAATTCATAAAGCGATTTTTTCTTTTATCGCTTGGATCGTTTATACGATTTTATTACTCGGACAATGGAAATTCCGTTGGCGTGGAAATCGGGTGCTAATTTATTCGATTTTAGGTACAATATTATTGACTATCGGTTATTTCGGTAGTCATGTGATTTCTTAATCACGAGCGGAAGCGGTCGGATTTTCGGCATTTTTTGCAAATTATTTTTCAAATTTGACCGCTTAATTATTCATTTATATAGGACTTTTATTTTGGACAGTATTCCCCTGAGTACTCTTTTTATTTCACTCGCAATTCTTTTATTCCTTTCTGCATTTTTCTCAAGTTCTGAAACAGGGCTAATGTCGCTCAACCGCTATAAAATGCGTCACCTTGCCGAAAGCGGTCACAAGGGGGCGAAACTTGCGGAAAAACTTCTCAACAAGACGGATGTATTACTCAGTCTTATCCTTATTTGTAATAACTTAGTCAATATTGCCGCTTCTGCGATTGCTACGGTGATTGGTATGCGTTTAGCCGGTGATGCCGGTGTGGCGATTGCAACCGGTGCATTGACCTTTGTAATGCTGGTTTTCTCAGAAATTTTACCGAAAACCATTGCGGCGATTTACCCGGAAAAAATCGGATTTTTTGCTAGTTATATCTTAACACCGTTAAAAAAATTATTAATGCCGTTAGTATTTTTAATGAATTTAATCATTAGTGCTTTAATGAAATTATTACGCGTTAAAAAAGATGAAAATAAAGGATTGAGTGCGGAAGAATTACGCGGTGTGGTTTTAGAAGCCGGAAAATTTATTCCGACCGAGCACCAAGAGATGTTAATTTCCATTTTAGATATGGAAAAAGTGACGGTCGAAGACATTATGGTGCCCCGCAACGACATTGGCGGTATTGATATTGATGACGATTGGAAATCAATTATGCGTCAATTAAACCATGCGGCACACGCCCGAGTGGTGCTTTATAAAGGCAATATGGATAAAAATGTACTCGGTATGTTGCGTGTAAGGGAAGCTTTCCGCTTACTGTTGGAAAAAGACGAACCAAGTAAAGAAACACTGATTCGAGCAGTGGATGAGGTTTACTTTATTCCGGAAGGTACGCCTTTGACGACTCAGCTAATGAATTTTAAAACCAATAAAGAACGTATTGGTTTAGTGGTAGATGAATATGGTGATATTAAAGGTTTAGTCACTTTAGAAGATATTTTGGAAGAGATTGTCGGTGAATTTACCACCTCAACTGCTCCAAGTTTGGCAGAAGAAGTGAAGCAACAATCGGATGGTTCGGTCATTATTGAAGGCTCGGCAAATTTACGCGATCTGAATAAGCTGTTCGGTTGGAATTTGCCAGTTGATGAAGTGCGAACTTTCAATGGCTTAATTTTGGAACATCTTGAAAAGATTCCGGATGAAGACACTCAATTTGAACTGAATAATTTAAAAGTGACGGTGTTGGAAGTGGCAGACAATATGGTAAAACAAGCGAAAGTTGAGCCAATATCCACATCAGAAGAAAACTAAACCAGTAAGCGGTCGATTTGGTAAAATTTTTTGCGAAATCGACCGCTTGTTTATTTTGTATAGCTGTCCTATTTTAGTTTGTTTTTTAAGCTAATAAAATTCAAACAGTTGTGCTACAAATTTAACAATGAATTTATATAAATATCTGAATCTATATTGATGTTAGATGAATATGCTAAATTTATAATATCATTCTAGTTTAAATCACTGATAAACTCTAAAAAATCACGTCTAAATTTTATTTTATTCTCTTTACATCTTAACAATTCTTCGGCATATTTCTCGTCCTTGCGATCTCTATTCGCAACCGATTTTCTTTGATTCTAAATAAAACTAATGTATTTAAAATTTAACATTTGAGGTGTCTCTCGTGTCTTCTAGCAACGCAACTTCAGCAAAACGAGCCACGTTTTCCGGCCGTAATGCTTTTATTATCGCAGCCATCGGCTCTGCCGTTGGTTTAGGAAACATTTGGCGTTTCCCTTATACCACTTATGAAAATGGCGGTGGTGCATTTATTATTCCTTATATCGTAGCGCTTTTAACCGCAGGTATTCCGTTATTGTTTTTAGATTTTGCAATCGGTCATCGCCACCGTGGTGCGGCGCCATTGTCATTCCGCCGTTTAAACCGTCATTTTGAAGTATTTGGTTGGTGGCAAGTATTAGTAAATGTGATTATCGGTATTTATTATGCTGTGGTGCTTGGTTGGGCGGCCGTTTATACCTATTTTTCTCTGACTAAAGCGTGGGGAGATAAACCGGTTGATTTTTTTGTCGGCGAATTCTTAAAAATGGGTGATATCGCAAATGGTATCAGCTTTGAATTTGTGGGTATGGTAGTTGGCCCGCTTATTGCCGTATGGATTATTGCTTTAATCGTATTGGCATTAGGGGTAGAGAAAGGTATCGCAAAATCATCAAGCATTTTGATGCCGGTATTGGTTATCATGTTTATTGTGTTGGTAATCTCATCGTTATTTTTACCGGGTGCAGCGAAAGGTTTAAATGCGTTATTTACACCGGATTGGACGAAATTAGCCGATCCGAGCGTATGGATTGCAGCGTATGGCCAAATCTTTTTCTCGCTTTCAATTTGCTTCGGTATCATGATTACCTATTCTTCATATCTGAAGAAAGATGCGGATCTTACCGGTACGGGTATGGTGGTAGGCTTTGCCAACTCAAGTTTTGAAGTATTAGCCGGTATCGGGGTATTCGCAGCATTAGGTTTTATGGCAACCGCTGCCGGTCAGGAAGTGAGTGAAGTGGCGAAAGGCGGTATCGGTCTAGCGTTCTTTGCTTTCCCGACGATTATCAATGAAGCACCAATGGGGACATTACTTGGCGTGTTGTTCTTCGGTTCATTAACCTTTGCGGCGTTAACTTCTTTCATTTCAGTAATTGAAGTAATTATTGCCGCAGTTCAAGACAAATTAAAACTTGGTCGTGTGGCTTCAACATTTATTGTTGGTTTACCAATGATGGTGGTATCTGTGGTGTTATTCGGTACCACAACTGGCTTACCGATGTTGGATGTGATGGATAAATTTGTTAATAACTTCGGTATTGTTGCGGTAGCCTTTGCTTCGTTAGTGGCGATTGTGGCAAAAGGTAAGCTCAGTACGCTTGGTCACCATATCAATAAAACTTCATCAATTAAGGTTGGCACGTTCTGGCGTTTATCTGTAGTAGTTACCACTGGGGTATTAGCCTTTATGTTATTCAGTGAAGCGATCAAAGTGTTTAACGAAGGATACGAAGGTTATCCGAGTTGGTTTGTGAATAGCTTCGGTTGGGGCATGGCAGTTGCGTTGGTTATCGTAGCGTTTATTCTGTCTCGCTTAAAATGGCATAACGAAACGGAATTTAATCCGGAAAACGAATAGGAGAAGAGTATGAGTACTCCAGCAATTATTATGATGAGCATTGCGCTCGTGATTATTTGGGGCGGATTAGCTTTTGCGGTTAAACGCTTACCAAAAGAATAAAAATTCACAAAAATAAGTAAATAATTGGCCGCTTGTTGTCTTAATAAGCGGTCTTTTTTTACAGTAAAATTTCAAAAAATGTTCTATCTGTGAAAATTAATTTCATTAATAAATAAATTAATTTAAATGATAATGATTAATAATTAATCAGCCAAATCAGATAAATGAGACTTAGATCACAAATCTAATAAATGTCATTTGTGTTATGTAAAGATTTATCTACAATTTACTCCGATTTTCACTCTATTTGAAAAGAAATTTCATAAGAATCCCATTAAGGAGTAAATAATGAGCATTGCTATTATCATAGCGACCCACGGTGTTGCAGCAGAGCAGCTTCTCAAAACGACTGAGATGTTGATCGGCGAGCAGTCAGACGTTGCCTATATCGACTTCGTG encodes the following:
- the rpmF gene encoding 50S ribosomal protein L32 produces the protein MAVQQNKKSRSRRDMRRSHDALTTAAVSVDKTTGETHLRHHVTADGYYRGRKVINK
- the yceD gene encoding 23S rRNA accumulation protein YceD; this encodes MQKVKLPLTIDPYKDAQRRMDYEGYISSSLLSRLGESVSNVLSDAQVTLSLYIDPQRLTVIKGMAKVEVEFDCQRCGNPFTQTLDCSFCFSPVSNMDQADNLPEIYEPIEVNEFGEVNLLDMIEDEFIIELPLVPMHSEEHCEVSVSEQVFGELPEELAKKPNPFAVLANLKKN
- a CDS encoding cytochrome C assembly family protein, which produces MLSAILAILAYLGALLWVAPTVANLENQANNQKPNIKAVFGIGLLAVLFHAISLSQAFISTENGQNFSLSNVNSLMSFLLSAFATLALPRWRTIWFPLMVVYTFGICSVAVSSFATGNFIKNLADNPGLVFHLGIALFSYALFFLALLYALQLKWLDKKLKSKKPVFCSMLPPLMTVERHFFTLTLAAQAMLTVTLISGMIYLHNFFAPEQIHKAIFSFIAWIVYTILLLGQWKFRWRGNRVLIYSILGTILLTIGYFGSHVIS
- a CDS encoding HlyC/CorC family transporter, encoding MDSIPLSTLFISLAILLFLSAFFSSSETGLMSLNRYKMRHLAESGHKGAKLAEKLLNKTDVLLSLILICNNLVNIAASAIATVIGMRLAGDAGVAIATGALTFVMLVFSEILPKTIAAIYPEKIGFFASYILTPLKKLLMPLVFLMNLIISALMKLLRVKKDENKGLSAEELRGVVLEAGKFIPTEHQEMLISILDMEKVTVEDIMVPRNDIGGIDIDDDWKSIMRQLNHAAHARVVLYKGNMDKNVLGMLRVREAFRLLLEKDEPSKETLIRAVDEVYFIPEGTPLTTQLMNFKTNKERIGLVVDEYGDIKGLVTLEDILEEIVGEFTTSTAPSLAEEVKQQSDGSVIIEGSANLRDLNKLFGWNLPVDEVRTFNGLILEHLEKIPDEDTQFELNNLKVTVLEVADNMVKQAKVEPISTSEEN
- a CDS encoding sodium-dependent transporter codes for the protein MSSSNATSAKRATFSGRNAFIIAAIGSAVGLGNIWRFPYTTYENGGGAFIIPYIVALLTAGIPLLFLDFAIGHRHRGAAPLSFRRLNRHFEVFGWWQVLVNVIIGIYYAVVLGWAAVYTYFSLTKAWGDKPVDFFVGEFLKMGDIANGISFEFVGMVVGPLIAVWIIALIVLALGVEKGIAKSSSILMPVLVIMFIVLVISSLFLPGAAKGLNALFTPDWTKLADPSVWIAAYGQIFFSLSICFGIMITYSSYLKKDADLTGTGMVVGFANSSFEVLAGIGVFAALGFMATAAGQEVSEVAKGGIGLAFFAFPTIINEAPMGTLLGVLFFGSLTFAALTSFISVIEVIIAAVQDKLKLGRVASTFIVGLPMMVVSVVLFGTTTGLPMLDVMDKFVNNFGIVAVAFASLVAIVAKGKLSTLGHHINKTSSIKVGTFWRLSVVVTTGVLAFMLFSEAIKVFNEGYEGYPSWFVNSFGWGMAVALVIVAFILSRLKWHNETEFNPENE
- a CDS encoding methionine/alanine import family NSS transporter small subunit, with amino-acid sequence MSTPAIIMMSIALVIIWGGLAFAVKRLPKE